The DNA segment TGTGAGCCAAAAGCCAATCGATATCGCCAAGGCGGCCATTGCCCACGCTAAACTCAAATTTATCGATGTGGTGATCCTCGACACCGCGGGTCGCCTGCACGTCGATGAAGCCATGATGGATGAGATCAAGGCGCTGCACGCGGCGGTTAAACCGATTGAGACACTGTTCGTGGTCGATGCCATGACAGGTCAAGACGCGGCAAACACGGCCAAAGCCTTTAACGAAGCGCTGCCGCTCACCGGTGTGATTTTAACTAAGGTCGACGGTGATGCGCGCGGTGGTGCGGCATTATCGATTCGCCACATTACCGGCAAGCCGATTAAATTCCTCGGTGTCGGCGAGAAGACCGATGCCCTAGAGCCTTTCCATCCAGACCGTATCGCCTCACGTATTCTCGGCATGGGCGACGTATTATCGCTTATCGAAGAAGTTGAACGCGGTGTTGATAAAGACAAGGCGATGAAGCTGGCTTCTAAAGTGAAGCAGGGCGGCAGTTTTGATCTTGAAGATTTCCGCGAGCAGCTACAGCAGATGAAAAACATGGGCGGCATGATGAGCATGATTGAAAAGCTGCCCGGTGTGGGTCAATTGCCACCGGATGCCTTAGCGCAAATCCAAGACGGTAAAATGACCCGTCAAATGGAAGCCATCATTAACTCAATGACGGCGAAAGAGCGTAAAAACCCAGATTTAATCAAGGGTTCACGCAAACGCCGTATCGCAGCAGGCTCTGGTACGCAAATTCAAGACGTGAACCGTTTATTGAAACAGTTTACCCAAATGCAAAAGATGATGAAAAAGATGTCGGCCAAGGGCGGCATCCAGAAGATGATGCGCGGAATGCGTGGAATGATGCCTGGCGGCATGAAATTTCCTGGCCGTTAATTCCAGCGATTTTCATCAAAGTTGATGTTTTATCAGTTGGTTGATTCTATTTGAAATGAGGCGGGCAATCCTAAGGCAGGTTTAATAATCGCCAGATTTGGTTGCATTCGTTGAAAAGTCAGGTAAAATCTTCCGGCTTTCTATCTGGGACTCTTCGCGAACACGGGGTTCCAGTTTTTATTTTTGCTTCATAACGAAGCAAATCATTAGAGGATTGAAAACGCATGGTTACCATTCGTTTAGCTCGAGGCGGCGCAAAAAAGCGTCCATTTTATAACATCGTTGTTGCTGATAGCCGTAACGCTCGTGATGGTCGTTTCATCGAACGTGTTGGCTTCTTCAACCCATTGGCTCGTGGCCAAGAAGAAACTTTACGCTTAGATCTAGCTCGTGTTGAGCACTGGGTTGCTAACGGTGCTGCTACTACTGATCGTGTAGCGAAACTGATCAAAGACGCTCGTAAAGCTGCTGCTTAATAGCGTTAAGGTATAGATTGATGAGTAGTCACCAAGACCCAGTCGTACTAGGCAAATTAGGCTCCTGTCACGGCATTAAAGGTTGGTTGAAGATCACCGCCTATACCGATTCTGTCGAAGATATTTTTGACTATTCTCCTTGGCTTATTAAAGAAAATGGTGAATGGCGCGAAGTCAAGGTCATTCAGTGGCGCTACCAAGGCAAGGCGATTATCGCCGTGCTTGAAGGTGTTACCACTCGGGAGCAAGCGCAAATGCTCACTAATTGCGAAATTGGGATCCTGCCAGAGCAGATGAACGCATTGCCAGAAGACGAGTTCTACTGGCGTGACCTTATCGGCTGTGACGTGGTGAATACGAAAGGCTATAACATGGGTGTTGTCGATCAAATCGTGGAAACCGGTTCGAACGATGTGCTCTTAGTGAAAGCCAACGCGAAAGATAGCTTCGGCAAAGTGGAGCGTATGCTTCCCTTTGTCCCAGGGCAATTCATCTTAAAGGTGGATGTCCAAGGTAAACAAATTTTGGTGGATTGGGATCCGGACTTCTAAGTCGAGGGACAACAGATGTGGTTAGGGGTAGTAACCCTGTTTCCAGAGATGTTTCGTGCCGTAACAGACTTTGGTGTAACGGGTCGGGCCGTGAAGAACGGTTTGCTTGAGTTGCAGACGTGGAATCCTCGAGATTTCACCCATGATAAACATAGAACAGTGGACGACAGGCCTTATGGCGGCGGACCTGGCATGTTGATGATGGTGCAACCCTTACGCGATGCCATCCACGCTGCTAAAGCGGCGGCAGGCGAAGAGGCAAAGGTGATTTACTTGTCACCTCAAGGACGCAAGCTGGATCAGCAAGGCGTCACTGAGTTGGCTGAATCATCCCGGTTGATTCTAGTGTGTGGTCGCTACGAAGGTATCGATGAACGCATTATACAAACGGAAGTGGATGAAGAGTGGTCGATAGGGGATTACGTGCTTTCGGGCGGCGAATTACCCGCAATGACCTTGATAGATGCAGTATCGAGATTGGTTCCTGGCGTGCTAGGAAAACAAGCTTCGGCGGAGCAAGATTCTTTCTCCGACGGTTTACTGGACTGTCCTCATTACACGCGCCCTGAAAGCTTAGATGGACTCGATGTACCGGCAGTATTACTTAGTGGCAACCACGAACATATTAGACGCTGGCGTTTGCAGCAGAGTCTCGGAAGAACTTTTCTACGACGACCAGAATTATTTGAAAATCTAGCTCTGACTGACGAACAATCGACTCTTTTAGCGCAGTTCGTTGAAGCAATGGACAAGAATGCTTAGTCGTAGCTCAGTTAATTCTAGAACGGAGTAAGTTATGAATAACATCATTAAAATGCTCAACGATGAGCAAATGAAGCAAGACGTACCAGAATTTGGTGCAGGTGACACAGTAGTAGTTCAGGTTCGTGTTAAAGAAGGCGGTAAAGAGCGTCTACAGGCTTTCGAAGGCGTTGTTATCGCTAAGCGTAACCGTGGTCTGCACTCTGCATTCACTGTACGTAAGATCTCTAATGGCGAAGGTGTTGAGCGTGCGTTCCAGACTCACAGCCCTCTGATCTCTAGCATCGAAGTTAAGCGTCGCGGCCGTGTTCGTCGTGCTAAGCTTTACTACCTACGTGA comes from the Shewanella seohaensis genome and includes:
- the ffh gene encoding signal recognition particle protein, translating into MFENLTDRLSRTLKNISGRGRLTEENVKETLREVRMALLEADVALPVVREFVNNVKERAVGQEVAKSLSPGQAFIKIVQSELEKSMGEANQALDLATQPPAVVMMAGLQGAGKTTSVAKLGKLLRTRHKKSVLVVSADVYRPAAIKQLETLATEVDVEFFPSDVSQKPIDIAKAAIAHAKLKFIDVVILDTAGRLHVDEAMMDEIKALHAAVKPIETLFVVDAMTGQDAANTAKAFNEALPLTGVILTKVDGDARGGAALSIRHITGKPIKFLGVGEKTDALEPFHPDRIASRILGMGDVLSLIEEVERGVDKDKAMKLASKVKQGGSFDLEDFREQLQQMKNMGGMMSMIEKLPGVGQLPPDALAQIQDGKMTRQMEAIINSMTAKERKNPDLIKGSRKRRIAAGSGTQIQDVNRLLKQFTQMQKMMKKMSAKGGIQKMMRGMRGMMPGGMKFPGR
- the rpsP gene encoding 30S ribosomal protein S16, with protein sequence MVTIRLARGGAKKRPFYNIVVADSRNARDGRFIERVGFFNPLARGQEETLRLDLARVEHWVANGAATTDRVAKLIKDARKAAA
- the rimM gene encoding ribosome maturation factor RimM (Essential for efficient processing of 16S rRNA); its protein translation is MSSHQDPVVLGKLGSCHGIKGWLKITAYTDSVEDIFDYSPWLIKENGEWREVKVIQWRYQGKAIIAVLEGVTTREQAQMLTNCEIGILPEQMNALPEDEFYWRDLIGCDVVNTKGYNMGVVDQIVETGSNDVLLVKANAKDSFGKVERMLPFVPGQFILKVDVQGKQILVDWDPDF
- the trmD gene encoding tRNA (guanosine(37)-N1)-methyltransferase TrmD yields the protein MWLGVVTLFPEMFRAVTDFGVTGRAVKNGLLELQTWNPRDFTHDKHRTVDDRPYGGGPGMLMMVQPLRDAIHAAKAAAGEEAKVIYLSPQGRKLDQQGVTELAESSRLILVCGRYEGIDERIIQTEVDEEWSIGDYVLSGGELPAMTLIDAVSRLVPGVLGKQASAEQDSFSDGLLDCPHYTRPESLDGLDVPAVLLSGNHEHIRRWRLQQSLGRTFLRRPELFENLALTDEQSTLLAQFVEAMDKNA
- the rplS gene encoding 50S ribosomal protein L19 — translated: MNNIIKMLNDEQMKQDVPEFGAGDTVVVQVRVKEGGKERLQAFEGVVIAKRNRGLHSAFTVRKISNGEGVERAFQTHSPLISSIEVKRRGRVRRAKLYYLRERSGKSARIREKLATK